A part of Entelurus aequoreus isolate RoL-2023_Sb linkage group LG10, RoL_Eaeq_v1.1, whole genome shotgun sequence genomic DNA contains:
- the rpl8 gene encoding large ribosomal subunit protein uL2: MGRVIRGQRKGAGSVFKAHVKHRKGAAKLRHIDFAERHGYIKGIVKDIIHDPGRGAPLAKVTFRDPYRFKKRTELFIAAEGIHTGQFIYCGKKAQLNIGNVLPVGTMPEGTIICCLEEKPGDRGKLARASGNYATVISHNPETKKSRVKLPSGSKKVISSANRAVIGVVAGGGRIDKPILKAGRAYHKYKAKRNCWPRVRGVAMNPVEHPFGGGNHQHIGKPSTIRRDAPAGRKVGLIAARRTGRLRGTKTVQEKEN, translated from the exons ATGGGACGTGTGATCAGGGGACAAAGAAAAGGTGCGGGCTCCGTGTTTAAAGCCCACGTTAAACACAGAAAAGGAGCGGCCAAACTCCGCCACATTGACTTTGCAGAACGCCATGGCTACATCAAGGGAATTGTCAAG GATATCATCCACGATCCCGGCCGTGGCGCCCCCCTCGCCAAGGTGACGTTCCGGGACCCTTATCGCTTCAAAAAGAGGACCGAGCTCTTCATCGCCGCTGAGGGAATTCACACAGGACAATTCATCTACTGTGGCAAGAAGG CCCAGCTCAACATTGGCAACGTCCTGCCCGTCGGCACCATGCCAGAGGGCACAATTATCTGCTGCCTGGAGGAGAAGCCCGGCGACCGAGGCAAGCTGGCCCGTGCGTCTGGAAACTACGCCACGGTCATCTCCCACAACCCGGAGACCAAGAAGTCCAGAGTGAAGCTGCCCTCTGGCTCCAAGAAAGTCATCTCCTCCGCCAACAGAGCTGTCATCG GCGTGGTTGCCGGTGGCGGTCGTATTGACAAGCCCATCCTGAAGGCAGGTCGCGCCTACCACAAATATAAGGCCAAGAGGAACTGCTGGCCTCGTGTCCGTGGTGTGGCCATGAAC CCTGTGGAGCATCCATTCGGAGGTGGTAACCATCAGCACATTGGCAAGCCCTCCACCATCAGGAGGGACGCCCCCGCTGGTCGCAAGGTCGGTCTCATCGCTGCCCGTCGTACCGGAAGACTGCGTGGAACCAAGACAGTCCAGGAGAAGGAGAACTAG